A part of Oncorhynchus gorbuscha isolate QuinsamMale2020 ecotype Even-year linkage group LG09, OgorEven_v1.0, whole genome shotgun sequence genomic DNA contains:
- the LOC124043943 gene encoding rho-related GTP-binding protein RhoE-like — MKDTGSVQKLSPKSEMDPNQSVKCKIVVVGDSQCGKTALLHVFAKDCFPENYVPTVFENYTASFEIETQRIELSLWDTSGSPYYDNVRPLSYPDSDAVLICFDISRPDTLDSVLKKWRVEIQEFCPNTKILLVGCKSDLRTDLTTLVELSNHRQTPVSYDQGSNMAKQISAPYIECSSLQSENSVRDIFHVATLACVNKSNKNVKRNKSSRGTKRISHMPSRPELTAVTSDLRKDKAKSCTIM; from the exons ATGAAGGATACAGGATCTGTTCAAAAGCTTTCACCGAAATCCGAGATGGATCCTAACCAGAGCGTGAAGTGTAAAATCGTTGTCGTTGGGGACAGCCAGTGTGGAAAAACTGCTCTACTTCACGTCTTTGCAAAAGATTGCTTTCCAGAG AACTATGTCCCAACTGTGTTTGAGAACTACACAGCCAGTTTTGAAATCGAAACGCAAAGAATAGAACTCAGTCTCTGGGACACTTCAG GATCTCCGTACTATGACAATGTGCGACCACTCTCCTACCCAGACTCTGATGCAGTCCTCATCTGCTTTGACATCAGCAGACCAGACACCTTGGACAGTGTACTGAAGAAG TGGCGAGTAGAGATCCAGGAGTTTTGTCCCAACACCAAAATTCTGCTGGTAGGATGCAAGTCAGAcctccgcacagacctcaccacaCTGGTGGAACTGTCCAATCACAGACAGACACCCGTGTCATATGATCAG GGCTCCAACATGGCCAAGCAGATCAGTGCTCCCTACATCGAGTGTTCATCCCTGCAGTCTGAGAACAGCGTCAGAGACATCTTCCACGTGGCCACGCTGGCCTGCGTCAACAAGAGCAACAAGAACGTCAAACGCAACAAATCCTCCAGGGGCACCAAGAGGATCTCGCACATGCCCAGTAGGCCCGAACTCACCGCTGTCACATCAGACCTGCGTAAAGACAAGGCCAAGAGCTGTACAATAATGTGA